A part of Acipenser ruthenus chromosome 12, fAciRut3.2 maternal haplotype, whole genome shotgun sequence genomic DNA contains:
- the LOC117417159 gene encoding histone-lysine N-methyltransferase MECOM-like isoform X8, producing MKGEEYSYETMAPDIHEERQYRCEECDKFFESKTELLDHQKYPCSTAHSAFSIVDKDFQHKLRGSEHDLQDFHDLHDLHDPQECKECDQVFPDAQSLERHMLTHSEEREYKCDQCPKAFNWKSNLIRHQMSHDSGKHYECENCSKQVFTDPSNLQRHIRSQHVGARAHACPDCGKTFATSSGLKQHKHIHSSVKPFMCKSLRPFICEVCHKSYTQFSNLCRHKRMHADCRTQIKCKDCGQMFSTTSSLNKHRRFCEGKNHFAAGGLFGQGISLPGTQILDKTAMANINHSAPGLVDYFGANRHHGGLTFPATAGFPFSFPGLFPSGLYHRPQLITASSPVKGPLGTEQNKNPLLTPPQVLSGAPDLFKALSKKSSLIETRSVEHQAGKSSKERPLEKMSDQSESSDLDDVSTPSGSDLETTSGSDLESDLESDKEKNKENGKAFEGKMNSPQNFASMNNKKKEFSNHSLFPPSLDEQTAVSGAVNDSIKAIASIAEKYFGSTGLAGLQDKKVGALPYPSMFPLPFFPAFSQPMYPFPDRDLRSLPVKMEPQSPSNESKKVHRRNSESPFDLTTKRKEEKPVPFMTSKPVAPQISNPDQPLDLSMGSRSRASAAKAEEPRKKHVFGEDQAADIDQPKATASSLQHARPTPFFMDPIYSRVEKRKLNDPFEALKVKYMRPTPGFLFHPQMSAIENMAEKLESYNSLKPETSDLIRSVPSMFDFRAPPNALPENLLRKGKERYTCRYCGKIFPRSANLTRHLRTHTGEQPYRCKYCDRSFSISSNLQRHIRNIHNKEKPFKCHLCDRCFGQQTNLDRHLKKHENGNVSGTAMSSPQSELDSSSAILDDKEDTYFNEIRNFIGNTGQNNQSPEHSEEGMNGNQFDEDKGLMPGQESHDLEEEEAEDDLGVEEEEEEEQSDITGKQVDEPIPSNVDDDITHDEIDFEGPNDLQLNCISSPKRFKEEDDEEEEEEEEDKSGFSALDHIRHFTNMRKMEESEYREGELAAFSAAHLPEAIKQPLYRKSKSQAYAMMLSLADKDSIHATSHTPANTWHSMARAAAESSAIQSLSHV from the exons ATGAAGGGTGAAGAATATTCATATGAAACAATGGCTCCAGATATACACG AGGAGCGACAGTATCGTTGTGAGGAATGTGACAAGTTCTTTGAGTCCAAAACTGAGCTGCTAGACCACCAGAAGTACCCCTGCAGCACGGCACACTCTGCATTCTCCATTGTGGACAAGGACTTCCAGCATAAACTGCGGGGCAGCGAGCATGACCTGCAGGATTTCCATGATCTCCACGATCTCCACGATCCCCAGGAGTGCAAGGAGTGCGACCAAGTGTTTCCAGATGCGCAAAG CCTGGAGAGACACATGTTGACCCACTCTGAGGAGCGTGAATATAAGTGCGACCAGTGCCCTAAAGCCTTCAACTGGAAGTCTAATCTGATTCGCCATCAGATGTCACATGACAGTGGAAAGCACTATGAGTGTGAAAACTGTTCAAAG CAGGTATTCACAGACCCCAGTAACCTCCAGAGACACATTCGCTCACAGCATGTGGGCGCTAGGGCTCACGCTTGTCCAGACTGTGGGAAGACCTTTGCCACCTCTTCTGGGCTAAAGCAGCACAAGCATATCCACAGCAGCGTCAAGCCCTTCATGTGTAAGTCTTTAAGACCATTCATAT GTGAAGTGTGCCACAAGTCCTACACTCAGTTCTCAAACCTTTGCCGCCACAAGCGGATGCACGCTGACTGCAGAACGCAGATTAAATGCAAAGACTGTGGACAAATGTTCAGCACTACATCCTCCCTGAATAAGCATAGGAGGTTCTGTGAGGGAAAGAACCATTTTGCTGCTGGAGGGCTGTTTGGTCAAGGCATTTCACTCCCTGGTACACAAATTCTGGACAAAACAGCTATGGCTAATATCAATCACAGTGCCCCAGGTCTGGTTGACTATTTTGGGGCAAACAGGCATCATGGTGGTCTGACCTTTCCTGCAACCGCAGGCTTTCCTTTTAGCTTCCCTGGTCTGTTTCCTTCAGGACTCTATCATAGACCACAGTTGATAACGGCAAGTTCCCCTGTGAAAGGACCGCTAGGTACTGAACAAAACAAGAACCCTCTTCTGACCCCCCCACAGGTGCTGTCTGGTGCTCCAGACCTTTTTAAAGCACTGAGTAAGAAGTCTTCGCTTATTGAAACCAGATCAGTGGAACATCAGGCTGGTAAGTCTTCCAAAGAGAGACCCCTTGAAAAAATGAGTGACCAGTCCGAGAGCAGCGACCTGGATGATGTCAGCACACCCAGCGGCAGCGACTTAGAGACGACCTCCGGCTCTGATCTGGAGAGCGATCTGGAGAGcgataaagagaaaaacaaggaGAATGGGAAGGCTTTTGAAGGCAAAATGAACAGCCCTCAGAACTTTGCTTCCATGAACAATAAGAAGAAGGAATTCTCCAACCACTCTTTGTTTCCCCCTTCGCTCGATGAACAGACTGCTGTTTCAGGGGCTGTTAATGACTCTATAAAGGCCATCGCTTCCATTGCTGAAAAATATTTTGGGTCTACTGGGCTTGCGGGGCTGCAGGACAAAAAAGTTGGAGCTCTGCCCTACCCTTCAATGTTTCCTCTTCCATTTTTTCCAGCCTTCTCTCAACCAATGTATCCATTCCCTGACAGAGATTTGAGGTCTTTACCTGTAAAAATGGAACCTCAATCACCCAGCAATGAGTCAAAAAAAGTACATAGAAGAAACTCTGAATCACCCTTTGACCTCACCACAAAACGGAAGGAGGAAAAACCAGTACCCTTTATGACCTCAAAGCCAGTGGCTCCACAGATATCAAACCCAGACCAGCCCCTGGACTTGAGCATGGGCAGCAGGAGTCGGGCCAGTGCCGCCAAAGCAGAGGAGCCCCGGAAAAAACATGTGTTTGGAGAGGACCAGGCAGCTGATATCGACCAGCCCAAAGCCACTGCGTCATCATTGCAACATGCTAGGCCAACCCCATTCTTTATGGACCCAATTTACAG CAGGGTTGAGAAAAGGAAATTAAATGATCCGTTTGAAGCTCTCAAGGTAAAATACATGAGGCCCACTCCAGGATTCCTCTTTCACCCACAG ATGTCAGCTATTGAAAACATGGCAGAGAAACTGGAGAGTTATAATTCACTAAAACCAGAGACCAGCGATCTTATACGGTCTGTCCCTTCCATGTTTGACTTCAGGGCCCCTCCAAATGCTCTTCCTGAGAACTTATTGCGAAAGGGCAAGGAACGCTATACCTGCAG GTACTGTGGTAAGATCTTTCCACGTTCTGCAAACCTAACCCGTCACCTGCGGACACACACCGGAGAACAACCTTACAG GTGCAAGTACTGCGATCGGTCTTTCAGTATCTCCTCCAATTTGCAGCGGCACATTCGCAACATTCATAACAAGGAGAAGCCGTTCAAGTGTCATCTGTGTGACCGGTGCTTCGGCCAGCAGACCAACCTGGACAGGCATTTGAAGAAACATGAGAATGGAAATGTGTCAG GTACTGCAATGTCATCACCTCAGTCAGAACTGGACAGCAGCAGTGCAATACTTGATGACAAAGAGGACACTTATTTTAATGAAATACGGAATTTCATTGGGAACACCGGGCAGAACAATCAATCACCTGAACATTCCGAGGAAGG TATGAATGGAAACCAGTTTGATGAGGATAAAGGCTTGATGCCTGGTCAGGAGTCACATGACCTGGAAGAAGAGGAGGCAGAGGATGACCTCGGGgtagaggaagaagaggaagaagaacaGAGTGACATCACAGGAAAACAAGTGGATGAACCAATTCCAAGCAACGTGGATGATGACATCACCCACGATGAAATTGACTTTGAAGGGCCGAATGACCTGCAATTAAACTGCATTTCGTCTCCTAAAAG GTTTAAAgaggaggatgatgaggaggaggaggaggaggaagaggataaGAGTGGATTCTCTGCGCTGGACCACATCCGGCACTTCACAAACATGCGCAAAATGGAGGAGAGCGAGTACAGGGAAGGGGAACTCGCAGCTTTCAGTGCCGCCCACCTGCCCGAAGCTATAAAGCAGCCACTGTACAGAAAGTCAAAGTCacag GCATATGCCATGATGCTGTCTCTGGCGGACAAGGATTCTATCCACGCCACCTCCCACACTCCTGCAAACACGTGGCACAGCATGGCCAGAGCTGCTGCCGAGTCCAGCGCCATCCAGTCACTGAGCCATGTATGA